In Tamandua tetradactyla isolate mTamTet1 chromosome 7, mTamTet1.pri, whole genome shotgun sequence, the following are encoded in one genomic region:
- the LOC143689929 gene encoding olfactory receptor 8S1-like, translating to MRNHSVVPEFILLGLSANPQTQALLFVLFLVIYLLTLMGNLLMLLVIRADSHLQTPMYFFLGQLSFLDLCHSTVTVPKLLENLMSEKKTISVEGCLAQVFFVFATGGTESCLLTVMAYDRYVAISSPLLYGQLMSNQLCVGLVWGSWGLAFLDAFINILVALNLDFCEAQNIHHFSCELPSLYPLSCSDVSASFTALLCSSLLHFLGNFLLIFFSYVRILSAILSISSTTGRSKAFSTCSSHLTAVIFFYGSGLLRYLMPNSGSTQELIFSLQYSVITPMLNPLIYSLKNKEVKVAMKRLLKKRF from the coding sequence ATGAGGAACCACAGTGTTGTCCCCGAGTTCATCCTCCTCGGGCtgtctgccaacccccaaacacaGGCTCTGCTCTTTGTGCTGTTCCTAGTGATTTACCTCCTGACTCTAATGGGGAACCTGCTGATGTTGCTGGTGATCAGGGCTGATTCTCACCTCCAgacccccatgtactttttcctggGACAACTGTCCTTCCTGGATCTCTGCCACTCTACTGTCACTGTGCCCAAGTTGTTGGAGAATCTAATGTCTGAGAAGAAAACTATCTCAGTAGAGGGTTGCCTGGCTCaggttttctttgtgtttgccACAGGGGGCACTGAGTCCTGCCTTCTTactgtgatggcctatgaccgctatgttgcCATCAGCTCCCCTCTGCTTTATGGCCAGCTAATGAGCAACCAGCTCTGTGTAGGGCTGGTATGGGGCTCCTGGGGGTTGGCTTTTCTAGATGCCTTTATCAATATCCTTGTAGCTCTCAATTTAGACTTTTGTGAGGCTCAAAATATCCACCACTTCAGCTGTGAGCTGCCCTCTCTCTATCCTTTGTCTTGCTCTGATGTATCTGCAAGCTTTACTGCCCTGCTTTGCTCCAGTCTCCTGCATTTTTTGGGAAATTTCCtcctgatttttttctcctatgtTCGCATATTGTCCGCCATCCTGAGCATCAGCTCCACCACAGGCAGAAGCaaggccttctccacctgctcctcccacctcaCTGCAGTGATCTTCTTTTATGGCTCAGGATTGCTCCGCTACCTCATGCCAAACTCAGGATCCACTCAAGAGTTAATCTTCTCCTTGCAGTACAGTGTGATCACTCCCATGCTGAATCCTCTTATCTACAGCCTAAAGAACAAGGAGGTAAAGGTGGCTATGAAGAGACTGTTGAAAAAACGTTTCTAG